The proteins below come from a single Salinilacihabitans rarus genomic window:
- a CDS encoding asparagine synthase C-terminal domain-containing protein has translation MTVRGADPATVRAALDAGDPLPGTAGFAGDLDGRLVRDVLGRVPLYVERGAADPASEGAWAFRPTDLDDPALVPGGSVVDAAGTHSVWELPDPDPDGDRERALGRVERAILGAVERERERADDRDVAVAFSGGVDSALLAALLDAPAYVVGFPDSGDVEAARESAAAMGIDLSVVELDHDDVERAVPTVARAIGRTNAMDVGIALPLYLVAERVAADGFDALAVGQGADELFGGYEKVVHLDHRVEAETVRGAVRETILTLPDQLPRDVLAVEAAGVDPVAPLVDDGVVDAALRLPASLLADESERKKALRAVASDYLPSSVARRPKKAVQYGSLVARELDRLARRAGYKRRMDDHVTRYVESLLEG, from the coding sequence ATGACCGTCCGCGGCGCCGACCCCGCGACGGTCCGCGCGGCCCTCGACGCCGGCGACCCCCTCCCGGGGACCGCGGGCTTCGCGGGCGACCTCGACGGCCGCCTCGTCCGGGACGTCCTCGGGCGCGTCCCGCTGTACGTCGAGCGCGGGGCCGCCGACCCGGCCAGCGAGGGGGCGTGGGCGTTCCGGCCGACCGACCTCGACGATCCCGCGCTCGTGCCGGGCGGCTCGGTCGTCGACGCCGCGGGGACGCACTCGGTCTGGGAACTCCCCGACCCCGACCCGGACGGCGACCGGGAGCGGGCGCTCGGTCGGGTCGAACGCGCGATCCTCGGGGCCGTCGAACGGGAACGCGAGCGCGCCGACGACCGCGACGTCGCGGTCGCGTTCTCCGGCGGCGTCGACTCGGCGCTGCTCGCCGCCCTGCTGGACGCGCCGGCGTACGTCGTCGGCTTTCCCGACAGCGGGGACGTCGAGGCCGCCCGGGAGAGCGCCGCGGCGATGGGGATCGACCTCTCGGTCGTCGAACTCGACCACGACGACGTCGAGCGCGCCGTCCCGACGGTCGCGCGGGCGATCGGACGGACGAACGCCATGGACGTGGGGATTGCGCTCCCGCTGTACCTCGTCGCAGAGCGGGTCGCCGCCGACGGCTTCGACGCGCTGGCGGTCGGCCAGGGCGCCGACGAACTGTTCGGCGGCTACGAGAAGGTCGTCCACCTCGACCACCGGGTCGAGGCGGAGACGGTCCGCGGCGCCGTCAGGGAGACGATCCTGACGCTCCCCGACCAGCTTCCCCGGGACGTCCTCGCGGTCGAGGCCGCGGGCGTCGACCCGGTCGCGCCCCTCGTCGACGACGGCGTCGTCGACGCGGCGCTGCGCCTGCCGGCGAGTCTGCTGGCCGACGAGTCGGAGCGAAAGAAGGCGCTGCGCGCTGTCGCGTCCGACTACCTGCCGTCGTCGGTCGCGCGACGGCCGAAGAAGGCGGTCCAGTACGGCAGCCTCGTCGCGCGGGAACTCGACCGGCTCGCACGCCGGGCGGGGTACAAGCGCCGGATGGACGACCACGTCACCCGGTACGTCGAGTCGCTGCTAGAGGGCTGA
- a CDS encoding PHP domain-containing protein: protein MLSVELHVHSSLSYDGRDPVDLILEQAAAVGLDAVAITDHDEIDASLEAVDRAPEYDLVAIPGMEISSKAGHVLGLGVEEAVPPGLSYRETLDRIREQGGLAVVPHPFQESRHGVMARVTREDLAAADAIEVYNSRLLTGRANRQAERFARARNLPMTAGSDAHISEMVGQAVTRVGASDPDVDAILDAIAAGETTVEGKRTPWHISFRQAAGGAKRRVKSRVAELFE, encoded by the coding sequence GTGCTGTCGGTCGAACTCCACGTCCACTCGTCGCTGTCGTACGACGGTCGCGACCCCGTCGACCTCATCCTCGAACAGGCCGCCGCCGTCGGCCTCGACGCCGTCGCGATCACCGATCACGACGAGATCGACGCCAGCCTCGAGGCCGTCGACCGCGCTCCGGAGTACGACCTCGTCGCCATCCCGGGGATGGAGATTTCGAGCAAGGCGGGCCACGTCCTCGGACTGGGCGTCGAGGAGGCGGTGCCGCCGGGGTTGTCCTACCGCGAGACGCTCGATCGGATCCGCGAGCAGGGCGGGCTGGCGGTCGTCCCGCACCCGTTCCAGGAGTCGCGCCACGGCGTGATGGCCCGCGTGACGCGCGAGGACCTCGCGGCGGCCGACGCGATCGAGGTCTACAACTCGCGGCTGCTCACCGGCCGGGCGAACCGGCAGGCCGAGCGGTTCGCCCGCGCGCGGAACCTGCCGATGACGGCGGGCAGCGACGCTCACATCAGCGAGATGGTCGGGCAGGCCGTGACCCGCGTCGGCGCGAGCGACCCCGACGTCGACGCCATCCTCGACGCGATCGCCGCCGGCGAGACCACCGTCGAGGGCAAGCGGACGCCGTGGCACATCAGCTTCCGGCAGGCCGCCGGCGGCGCGAAACGCCGCGTGAAGAGCCGCGTCGCGGAGCTGTTCGAATGA
- a CDS encoding Mrp/NBP35 family ATP-binding protein, producing the protein MSTTERELRQTLAEIEDPLLGEDIVSLGLVNDVSVDGDTATISLAFNAPYAPAEMELGNRIRDAVSEAGFEPDLRAQIGEEHGIDVDVLPRVRNVIAVASGKGGVGKTTVAANLAAGLEARGAMVGILDADIHGPNVPRLLPVEGEPGVTPNEEIVPPRSDGVRVMSMGFMLENEDDPAILRGPMVNKFMMKFLEGVEWGRLDYLIVDLPPGTGDATLNLLQSMPVTGAVIVTTPQDMALDDTRKGLRMFQKHDTPVLGIVENMSSFVCPSCGDEHDVFGREGADTIVDNYDVSLLRRIPVHPDFGADGSDGVVVKDDESPVREAMTDLVEETADRIAAVNHRIVSENVEVPDDEEEEVDESIPTETED; encoded by the coding sequence ATGAGTACCACTGAACGCGAACTCCGGCAGACGCTCGCAGAGATCGAGGACCCGCTGCTCGGCGAGGACATCGTCTCGCTGGGCCTCGTCAACGACGTCTCGGTAGACGGCGACACCGCGACCATCTCGCTGGCGTTCAACGCGCCGTACGCCCCGGCAGAGATGGAACTCGGCAACCGGATCCGCGACGCCGTCTCGGAGGCCGGCTTCGAGCCGGACCTGCGCGCACAGATCGGCGAGGAACACGGCATCGACGTCGACGTCCTCCCGCGGGTGCGCAACGTGATCGCCGTCGCCTCCGGCAAGGGCGGCGTCGGCAAGACCACCGTCGCGGCCAACCTCGCGGCCGGCCTCGAGGCCCGGGGTGCCATGGTCGGCATCCTCGACGCCGACATCCACGGCCCGAACGTCCCGCGGCTGCTGCCGGTCGAGGGCGAACCGGGCGTGACGCCCAACGAGGAAATCGTCCCGCCGCGCTCGGACGGCGTCCGCGTCATGAGCATGGGGTTCATGCTGGAGAACGAGGACGACCCCGCCATCCTTCGCGGGCCCATGGTCAACAAGTTCATGATGAAGTTCCTGGAGGGCGTCGAGTGGGGGCGGCTCGACTACCTCATCGTCGACCTGCCGCCGGGGACCGGCGACGCGACGCTGAACCTCCTGCAGTCGATGCCGGTCACCGGCGCGGTGATCGTCACGACGCCCCAGGACATGGCGCTCGACGACACCCGCAAGGGGCTGCGGATGTTCCAGAAGCACGACACGCCCGTCCTCGGCATCGTCGAGAACATGAGTTCGTTCGTCTGCCCCAGCTGCGGCGACGAACACGACGTGTTCGGCCGCGAGGGGGCGGACACCATCGTCGACAACTACGACGTCTCGCTGCTGCGGCGGATCCCGGTCCACCCGGACTTCGGCGCCGACGGCAGCGACGGCGTGGTCGTCAAGGACGACGAGAGCCCGGTTCGGGAGGCCATGACGGACCTCGTCGAGGAAACCGCCGACCGCATCGCCGCGGTCAACCACCGGATCGTCTCCGAGAACGTGGAAGTCCCCGACGACGAGGAAGAGGAGGTCGACGAGAGCATCCCGACCGAGACCGAGGACTGA